In the Primulina tabacum isolate GXHZ01 chromosome 15, ASM2559414v2, whole genome shotgun sequence genome, ATCTTCCTTGTTTTCCTCTCCTTGTTTCTTATCTTCTTGTTTTTCATCCTTTTTCTCCTCTTCTTTCTTCTCTTCTTCCTTCTTCTCTTCATCCTTCACCACCGAGGCTTGTTTACCGGTTTTCTTGTACACATCATTCACTAGCTTATCTGGATCAAGAACACCTTTCACCGTGACTTGATCATTTGCTATGTCTGTTGTCACTGATTCTACCCCTGTGGCACAATACTGTATCAGCAATTGAATGCTCTAAAAAATTATGAACATCTCATCTTTCCATCGGCCAAATTAAACGCAAGTAGAACCGACTAAAAACTCTATTACTAGCTTGTTACCATGAATTTTAACAATTCTCCTCTCCAATGCTTGAGCGCATGCATCACAGTGCATTCGAACTTTCAGCACGACGTTGATCACGGGTAGAGGCTGCCAGGTTCAAACGAAAACAGCCCAATTAACTCAACAGCCATATatgatatattattatataagcATGAACATTTATGATAAGGATGCCACAAATGCATGCATTTACAAACAGGAAAACTATTATGAATTCACCGCATGATATGTTGTGATCAGTACAGATATTTACTGCACAAAAACTAAAACTGCAACATCAAGCAGTAGTAGTCCTTGAGATAAAAGGGGAAAAGCAAACCTTCGTAAAGTACCTTAAATCACAGGTTTAAATAAGTTTACTGTAGGTCAAGTCGTGCAACAGTAGGGTCAAGTGCCAGCCTATTTGCAGGACCTGTACTCTGCAGATACAGGTCCCATGCATTCGAATGGAGAATGACTCATCGTGTAATCGCATCGCGAAATGTGCCGAGTGATTTTGCTTTCCACCCACTACTAATTTCAGCTGTGCTGTGGTTTTCACGCCAGAAATGTAACAGCAGTCACAAGTTGCACTGCGCTCACCCAAAGCTGCTGTGTACTTAATGCCACCAATCAATAATTTTATTCACCGTGTTCTAATTATTAAAGGCGGTCCAGGTCTTTGTAACACCTCTTTTATATAATAATGCGGACATAAATTCAGGTTCTTAATGTAATAAATACTATCACAACGtaataataaagaaaaaaaatactaTCGTAGCGTAATCATAAAGAAAAagaatcaaaataataattaaataatacctctactttcttttcttctttggGTTCTGGTTTAGTTTCTTCCTTCTTACTTTCTTCTGGTGGTTTAGGTAATGGTGAAATGAGTTCCACTTTTCTCCCAGTCTTTTTTTGAATCCTTTGGCACACCTTTGACGGGTCTGCCGCATTGCCTTTCACCACCACTTTACTCGCCTTGCAATCCGCCGTAACGTCCTCCACTCCTACGTTTTAAAAATTAGTTCAAATAATTCTACAGATTTATAAAAGCCAGTGTATCATATAGCAAAAGGGAAAAAGAAAGCGAGAAAGACGGATCGATGGAGAGATTTAATGACCTTGAAATCCTTTGAGGGATCTAGTAACTTTCCGGGCACAAGCCGCACAATGCATGTCTACCCTAAGAATAATTTCTTGAGGCTCttcatctttctttttctcttcttcCTGTTTATCTTGTTTTACTGCTTCTTCTTTAATCTTCTCTTCCTTGTTCCCCTCCCCTTTCTTTTCCTTCATTTACATCATATGAATCAGTAAATCAAATACACTATAAAAAAGCAAAGAAAGAATAAGAAACCCTTGTTCCTTTAAACACTGACAAGAACGGCTGCTCGCATATGCAATCACACAGATGCGTATCAATGAATCAGATAAAAACACGCACAAAAGAGGGTAAAAAATATTGGTCTCCAATCAATGAAATGAAAGAGAAGGCAAGAATTTGAGTAAAAGGACTCACTTCTCCCATCTCTTGTGAAATTCAGCTTCGGTGTATGGGTAGACAGATAGAACTACAATTTGTTGGACAAAGAAATGGTGGCAACTCCCTTCTCTCGGTATTTAAATTGTGGGCGTGTGTGTGAGTGAGGGACGGGAGAGTGTTTCCTAGCTGTATGTGCTGTCATTAGTGTGGGACACCGAATTTATAGTGGTGACGCAGAGATTGACCGTATACCCTGAAAATTAATGTGCGTATCATATATATTCGTCGCGTAAGTAAATCTTATCACGGCATCTTTAAAATGTTGAAATTTTTAATATGTAAAATGTGAACTACGTTTTATTACTATTGAAATTACAAAATTATCTAAAcgaaaacaattttttattcTTAAACAGCATAAAAAATAAGGGAAGTGACTTGTTTTTAAACGTTTACATTCACGAAAattatgataaaacttaaactcaatttgctaaaaaaatatatatataaaaatttacttTAAGTGACATTCTATGTGGTCCGACCCTGATGATTGTCGAGTCTAACCATGGTTATTGGAACTCCTAGGTAACTTTTATAATGCTAGATAcattaaagaaaatatatacaaaagaTTTTGTTAGAATAGATGGTCAAAATAGTCAACGAAGtctaataatattgatattgcCAGGTCGATCCCTATAGGGGGGCCCATCGatatataaaaaatagaaaatgccGGAAGCGGGTGGGGCTCCATGAACCCAAATCGCCCAATAAAATGTTAACACGTATCGTATCAGATAATACCAGGGAACCCGAAACCCATTCATTCACGAAAAAGGTTTATTAAATTCCGTGAAATGAAAGTTTGATTGATGTTTTTGTTTTGGTGTCTTCGACCCACTGAATTTTAGAGAGACGTAAATCTCTCCTGAAATGTCTCgactcattttttaaaatttaataataatttttttttttaaaaaaattaaaaatctatCGACGTCATCAAAATTTGTAAGTCTCTTCATATAGTGTCTTATTTGAAGACGGATCAAAATGAGCCAACCTGTTTTGTTATTAGGTGATGGTTAGTGCCAAGTTTTGTGAACTATTGCAtcaaaatacttattttttaatgtatgtattttagaaataatgtcttaaatttttttatatagtcaagttaattttttttttctcgttTATATTGTTCGAATATATAGTTTTTTTGCTCAAAATATAATCGATggtgttattttttttattgtgacaTTGATTATTTGATATTGTGTAACATTGCTTATATTTTTGTTTGAAATCTCAATTAATGAAATTGAGAACAATGATTTAGATGTCATTTAATTAATACatgaaagaaaaatgattttcatcTATATATACATGCTGGTCACTGTATCAAATTGCATGACTTCCTCACTTGAAGAAAATGTGACTCGTTTGATAATTTATCTCTCTCCTCTACAATCGTATTACATTTATGTATATTAATACTTTtatatgaataaataaataaatcattataaaaatttaaatgatattttttgtaTCAAATTGCGAAAGAGACACTGCTGGGCACATatttagaaaaagaaaaaatcgaGATCAATGGTATTGGGCTTTTCATGTGGTCCATAATCGGGCCtagcaaaaaaaaaaggtttGTATGAATGAACCAATCCTTCAAGGATTGGCTAGTGGTCCATCCAAATGTACCTTCCGAAGTTTGTTGCTACTGGAGATGTAATCGAGTCCAGTCGAGCCGAattcttgaatgtttgagcttgacttgtttataatcgagccgagctcgagttttatttaacaaatatattcatggctcacgagcttattcaagcttttatcgaacctaaacgagctcaataaatatgaatgatacatttaaatattcattaaattcattaaaagataaattatacatttagaaaaaaatataatattcttattaaaatttgtcaatttattataataaataaatctaataaatttttctatatacttcataattaatgtgttaaatcaataaattaaatatcaaaattattatttttcatctaagatattacttatgaatttactaacgaacatgttcacgagctaacaagccgaatattgtagagcttgaacttgatttgtttatcttaacgagcctcattaaacgagttcaaacgagcttttatcgaatcgagcttcgaatagctcacaaacggtttggttcatttacatccctagttGTTACTATGTAAGAAgaactaattttataaagtcTAAATTGGCTTTGTAATTATTTTCTATCTCCTTTTTTTTAGTGGGAAAATTACCGATAATTTGATGATATCCTTAAGGGAATCCAACTgtctgtatttgtttttatacGTACGTGAGTATAATTTTCCAGTGGACTCAATATGCaagaacaaatatcaataattgGAAAAGGGATTTTTTCGGCACAAGGATTTTTTTTCCACAATGGGGTTAGGGGTTTTTATTTGAACATGAGTTCGAACCAACGTTTTTCCCCTATGGATTGAATTTGCGTGATATAAAACTAGAAGAACATATTtgtcttaaaataaaataataatataaaaaaagtaTACGTGTAAgagaaattaaattaatattaagaCAATAAAGAGAGTCTCCTCCTATCCTTTTCGTGAATTTAGATTTAGATAAACACGATTAAATTGGTTGAAAAAGTGCGCTTTTAGATGTAATTGTAAGAAAGAAGCACGAATCTCCAACCCATATACTTTGTTGTTGAAATGTCAATTAGTTCTTCTAGCTTTTCTTTGAGGAAAATTCTTGTTGCTTTTATTCTTATCTTCTATTTGTTCAACCACCCACCAATTTCACCGAATTTTTTACTCATGTGCAACGAACACACAAATATTTTATGGCACAATATTTGTATTGAATTCATTATTAATATAGTAATAGAAATACTTATTTTGTTTGAtatcattaaaattttaaaaaaaatgtttaaacaATATAGTTTTGAGTTCGCAAATACATAAACTCGAACCCAGAAAGGTTCTTATTCGATTTTGGATCGATTCAAGTGGATTCATCCAAAAGGAGACGTCATTTTCGAAAGCTTTGTACGCAGGGCTGGATGCTCATGCAACCGATATTTGCTTGTTGTCAGGTCCAAAACAAGCCGCCCTCTCAGACATTTAATTTACATAATTCATTTATTATAACTTGAAATTTGCAAGAAAGGGGGCAAGTGTGTCTATCAAAGCCAGctcgatatatatatacatccatcACTATGAAGATTCATGCGCAACGTGCATGGGTCCCTCAAAGATGAAATTGACCATTTTAATCAAATATGATTCGTTCAATATTGAAGGATGATAaggtgtgtatatatatattcgaaATTGAATAAAAACTACTATTTTGAGCTTCATAATCTGAGTTGAGTTCGTCGAAATTGGTTTTATTTTTAGTATATTTGCACACATTAATTAATACATCAAAGCATGAAACTTACTCGTGGCCGGCTATTGAAACTTATTTTATATTCAAGACTTTTGGgttttagttaattaatttgatattttgaaCAATATAAATTTTCATCCAACTTAATACGTACGAAATGCATCTCTAAATTAAATACGTACGAGTTTCAATtggcaatatatatataacgaaAATTTATAGGGTCAAATTGTAATAAGAAGCTGATAGGTGAGTAACAGGTACGGCTTATCGCTAATTCCTTCTTCCTAATTAAAACATTAAACACTTTAATGATACTTACCAATGTCTCCCCTATTCAAGTTTCTTTCAGTCTAGTTAGCGATTATCAACAGTTGGGTGGATCCAGCTGGTTTATCGTTCTGAGAAATCAATCATTCACTCATCATGGCTGAAAAGGTATGAAAAAAGAGAAATCATTTATGTTTCACGAGTTTGTTTCTCTAATATCTTTGGACAAGATCAAGAATTTGATGTTTCCCACGTCCATTTTACGTTGTTTATTGACAATATTTGattgcttttttttttgttgcccccataaaaatttattaaataggTGACTATCATGGTTCTCAAGGTCGTTGATCTCCAGTGTTCTTGCTGCTacaagaagatcaagaaaattcTCTGCAAATTCCCCCGTGAGTGGTTCAATTTCTTTTGAGTTTTTGTATGAAAGATCATGGTTGATCATAACTTGCTTACAATTTGAGGCAAATTAGAGATAAATTTTATTGGGATTGGATTAGAAACTGAGTTGAATTCTGTTATGTAAA is a window encoding:
- the LOC142527544 gene encoding heavy metal-associated isoprenylated plant protein 7-like; this encodes MGEEKKGEGNKEEKIKEEAVKQDKQEEEKKKDEEPQEIILRVDMHCAACARKVTRSLKGFQGVEDVTADCKASKVVVKGNAADPSKVCQRIQKKTGRKVELISPLPKPPEESKKEETKPEPKEEKKVEPLPVINVVLKVRMHCDACAQALERRIVKIHGVESVTTDIANDQVTVKGVLDPDKLVNDVYKKTGKQASVVKDEEKKEEEKKEEEKKDEKQEDKKQGEENKEDDDVDKKTDVKKNEYWPPKYNLEYAYAPQLFSDENPNACSVM